The Pogona vitticeps strain Pit_001003342236 chromosome 3, PviZW2.1, whole genome shotgun sequence genome includes a window with the following:
- the LOC110070986 gene encoding P2Y purinoceptor 8, translating into MIQDIQIALASKLSESSPLLNNTRSVSNVTAEMLQSSVFQVILPAIYLVIFPISIPLNSISLWFLCRYSRPWTPTIVFCINLTIADLVYSMTLPFQIVYHLKRNVWPFGEDLCRIVTVLAYGNMHCSILTMMSISIERYLGIVHPLHYKAIRPIRTSVLTCIIIWMLVLLTLMPLMQNNLTIHVLQLPMTTCFDVLPKEMFKTRTDFIIYFGSLMFFFFFLPLLVMGFCYISIIFTLLHSSAQRRETKKQTVYLIIALLLVVTIWYLPHIVISVIHYVLTFQGSSFYKAYKVSLAVASFNCCFDPLVYYFGSKEFRQKIQKKLCRCVVVGLNEDTPIFSEYVLQVKPIQNLPKI; encoded by the coding sequence ATGATTCAAGATATTCAGATTGCCTTGGCATCAAAGTTGTCAGAGTCATCGCCTCTCCTAAATAATACAAGATCGGTGTCAAATGTCACAGCGGAGATGCTCCAGAGTTCTGTGTTCCAGGTCATCTTGCCTGCCATATATTTGGTTATCTTCCCCATCAGCATTCCACTCAATTCCATTTCCTTGTGGTTCCTTTGCCGATATTCAAGGCCTTGGACTCCCACCATTGTGTTCTGCATTAATCTAACCATTGCGGACTTGGTCTACAGCATGACCCTCCCTTTCCAAATAGTCTACCATCTAAAGAGAAATGTTTGGCCTTTCGGGGAGGATCTGTGTCGCATTGTCACTGTGCTAGCCTATGGAAACATGCACTGTTCCATTTTAACAATGATGAGCATCAGCATCGAGCGCTATCTGGGAATTGTTCACCCTTTGCACTATAAGGCCATAAGGCCCATTAGAACATCTGTCCTGACATGCATAATCATTTGGATGCTTGTCTTATTGACACTCATGCCTCTCATGCAGAACAATCTAACCATACATGTGCTACAGCTGCCAATGACCACCTGCTTTGACGTTTTGCCAAAAGAGATGTTTAAAACACGAACAGACTTCATCATTTACTTTGGTTCTctgatgtttttcttctttttcctaccTTTGCTTGTCATGGGATTTTGTTATATCTCCATCATCTTCACACTTCTTCATTCTTCAGCACAACGCAGAGAAACCAAGAAGCAAACTGTTTATTTGATAATAGCATTGCTGTTGGTGGTCACTATTTGGTACCTGCCTCATATTGTCATATCTGTCATTCATTATGTCCTCACTTTCCAAGGCAGTTCATTTTATAAAGCATATAAAGTATCACTTGCAGTAGCCAGCTTTAATTGCTGCTTTGATCCATTGGTTTACTATTTTGGCTCCAAAGAGTTTCGGCAAAAGATACAGAAGAAACTCTGCAGGTGTGTAGTTGTTGGTTTAAATGAAGATACCCCTATTTTTTCAGAGTATGTTCTGCAAGTAAAACCAATACAAAATTTACCAAAGATATAG